The Ipomoea triloba cultivar NCNSP0323 chromosome 14, ASM357664v1 region NNNNNNNNNNNNNNNNNNNNNNNNNNNNNNNNNNNNNNNNNNNNNNNNNNNNNNNNNNNNNNNNNNNaccctaaacccaaagactcgaaaccctaaatccaaagactcgaaaccctaaatccaaagactcgaaaccctaaacccgagattcaaaaccctaaactacaagactcgaaaccctaaccCCAAAGACTCGTAACCCTAAAACCCAAGACtccaaaccctaaaccctaaaccctaaaccctaaatccaaagactcgaaaccctaaacccgagactcgaGACTTGAAACCGTAAACCCAAAGATTCGAAACCCTAaatccaaagactcgaaaccctaaacccgagaacccgagactcgaaaccctaaaccctaaaccctaaaccctaaaccctaaaccctaatcctAAACTCGGGTTTAGGATTTCGAGTCTTtgatttagggtttcgagtctttgatttagggtttcgagtctttgggtttagggtttcgagtctttgggtttagggtttagggtttagggtttagggtttagggtttagggtttagggtttagggtttagggtgggtttagggtttagggtttagggtgggtttagggtttagggtttagggtctTGGGTCTTGGGTCTTGGGTCTNNNNNNNNNNNNNNNNNNNNNNNNNNNNNNNNNNNNNNNNNNNNNNNNNNNNNNNNNNNNNNNNNNNNNNNNNNNNNNNNNNNNNNNNNNNNNNNNNNNNNNNNNNNNNNNNNNNNNNNNNNNNNNNNNNNNNNNNNNNNNNNNNNNNNNNNNNNNNNNNNNNNNNNNNNNNNNNNNNNNNNNNNNNNNNNNNNNNNNNNNNNNNNNNNNNNNNNNNNNNNNNNNNNNNNNNNNNNNNNNNNNNNNNNNNNNNNNNNNNNNNNNNNNNNNNNNNNNNNNNNNNNNNNNNNNNNNNNNNNNNNNNNNNNNNNNNNNNNNNNNNNNNNNNNNNNNNNNNNNNNNNNNNNNNNNNNNNNNNNNNNNNNNNNNNNNNNNNNNNNNNNNNNNNNNNNNNNNNNNNNNNNNNNNNNNNNNNNNNNNNNNNNNNNNNNNNNNNNNNNNNNNNNNNNNNNNNNNNNNNNNNNNNNNNNNNNNNNNNNNNNNNNNNNNNNNNNNNNNNNNNNNNNNNNNNNNNNNNNNNNNNNNNNNNNNNNNNNNNNNNNNNNNNNNNNNNNNNNNNNNNNNNNNNNNNNNNNNNNNNNNNNNNNNNNNNNNNNNNNNNNNNNNNNNNNNNNNNNNNNNNNNNNNNNNNNNNNNNNNNNNNNNNNNNNNNNNNNNNNNNNNNNNNNNNNNNNNNNNNNNNNNNNNNNNNNNNNNNNNNNNNNNNNNNNNNNNNNNNNNNNNNNNNNNNNNNNNNNNNNNNNNNNNNNNNNNNNNNNNNNNNNNNNNNNNNNNNNNNNNNNNNNNNNNNNNNNNNNNNNNNNNNNNNNNNNNNNNNNNNNNNNNNNNNNNNNNNNNNNNNNNNNNNNNNNNNNNNNNNNNNNNNNNNNNNNNNNNNNNNNNNNNNNNNNNNNNNNNNNNNNNNNNNNNNNNNNNNNNNNNNNNNNNNNNNNNNNNNNNNNNNNNNNNNNNNNNNNNNNNNNNNNNNNNNNNNNNNNNNNNNNNNNNNNNNNNNNNNNNNGTgaaagttttttgtttttaatcatATCAACTTGATGGatagaatatttaattttggtgaaagttttttgtttttaatcatATCAACTTGATGGATATATTAagaatgcaatatctgttcataactactttttctcaacctattgaagttgcctccactgaggctcgaacccaccacctcccatataaagggaagggtttgatgccactgaaccacaaggtccttggcacccCATATTATACGTTAGTTTATCTCATTGTGACTCTTTACTAATAAGTATATCTTCATGTAGTGGTTACAGACTTTTTagtaatattttctttgaagatTAAGATGTATTGCATTCTATACATCtcttcaaatataaaattaacttagttaatttgaaaattttgccaaagaccttgtggtttagtggcacttAGTGTCTCAGTTTACATGCCtacatagatgatgggagtgggttcgagcttcaatGGAGCCGTGGAGGCACATACTATGTTGTAACAAACTGTACTCAAAGAAATTTGAAAGTAGCACATACTATGTTGTAACAAACTGTACTCAAAGAAATTTGAAAGTAATATATTGGCATCAATTCAGGGAGCACGAGTAttaaatacattatattatcaCCGGCCATAttttttaaagggaaaatgttacaaattttttttttaaaggaataagAGTCAATAGGGCCATCTAACTACACAACAAACTGCAACTAAgctattaaattaaaaaaattataattaaattcccaaaaaatgtaaaataatttaattcaacTTAAAATGACATGTTGTTAACATGATGACGTGGCggttgaatttaaaaatattttgaaatttttattttaataatttcaaattaaataattacttaaaatttaataaataaaaaaaatcacaggGTCGCCTTCTCCTCAGAGCTAGAGAAGGCGAACACGGGTGGGGTGAgttttcttaaaaataatttttaaataattattttatttaatttattaaattaaaataaaataaaaatttaaaaaatatttttaaattcggTAACCGCCACATCAACATATTACTATGTCAACAGGTCATTTTAAGTtgaattgcattatttttgCATTGTTTGGAgacctaattgtattttttttgagttcgataACCTAATTGCAGTTTGTTGTACAATTGGATGGACTATTTggctctttttttctttttttctttttttcttttttcttttaatgaaatgcttgttatttttttagACTTGTGTAAAAATAGGCACTTCAAAagattcaaagggagagaaataTTTGAGCAAATCAACTGGTTTCAAGTTACAATCATTCAACACAATCATTGAGAGCAACTTTAGTTGATCGAGTTGTTCGAACAATAGCAGTCGActtaataatcataaaatttcGAGTTTGACTTTCGCTATCTCATAAATCGATATTTCATGAACCCTTATAACACAATCATGTGTTGAATCTTCACTTCGTGGAGACATGAGATTCGACTTCAATTGAAACATTTCATGATCTTCCACATATGTAGGTgtttgtaataatttttgtatgcattcaTTTGTGTCTATTTGGGATAGATGACAACAATGGAGATCACATCGATATTTATTTATGCCTCCCAACTCCTTATCCCTGGTAACGGCAATGAATCAAGCCAAATATGTATTTCTATCTGTCCCCTTGCCTCTAaccaccctttttttttttttactattgactttgttacaattcagtatctgttcatagcttaTTTTCTCAGCCAAATGaaacacaagagtcaatatcgtctccactgagactcgaacccatcCCATGTGGGATTAAAAACTCAAATTGTAGATAATTTAAATCAATCTTCTACATCTTTATAGAGATCGATACTATTGGTTTTATGAGTATGAAAATCAGCGGTCaactaatataattgtaaaatgaTCCGTGTATTGAAAGTGTAGTAGTGTATATTGCCTTGAGTATTGATAATATAATTGCGAACCCTTTTACAAGCCccttccttttttctttttttcttttttttttttttgttgtagcccAAAATTTCTACTGTCGGACATAGTGACTAATCCCCTTGTTGAATTataggcacctctattgggtgaAACAGCTAGCCTGGAGACTTAAGGCTCCTTCATACCCAAAGttaaaactaaatttctaaaacccctaattaattacatttgattatattggattctaatacaataaaattttcttaatatataacaaattacacaaattattattttcataaacAGAAAACCATGTCACAAAACCACGAAAACTTAACCGTGTCGATGATGATACAACAAATATTCGGATATCTAACTGTATATATAATAGATTTTGGTATTCTTGAAGGTATAAATATTCGGATATCTAACTGTATATATAATAGATTTTGGTATTCTTGAAGGTATAACCGAATAATTACAATGATGCCCTCTTAGTATGTAGTGTGTGGGGTTTGGGAGTGTCTTGAAGTTGTGAGAAGAGTCAAAAGTCTCATCCACAAGCAAttaatgcgccttttataggcAACGCGTGACAAACATGCCATGTTACCGACATATCTTACACGTGTTGGATGTTTGTTGGGCGGTCATAACTGCTATGCCAAGTGTTTAGTGAGGGCTAAAATGGTGAAGAGATGTGGCAGAATGTGATATGACTAATCGTTCCACTTGGGGAGTACCTTTGAGGTAGTTATGGGAAAAAAAAGCTGAGTGATTGGTTAAGCTAATAGGCTTCCTGATCAGGTCCAATTGGGAATGGTCAATACAACATAAATAAACAAGGGATCCGCAATTAATCAAGTGTGCATTGAGATTGGGACTTCAATCGGGAGGTAAGGTTATTAGTAGTCAGAAATGGTCAGATACGACGGCGTCATATAAAATATAAGTGACCATACTAGTATATTCCCTATTGATGAGTGCCATGAGTTTGTTGTGAATGGATGACGACAAGATCCCTTGGCATGACTTCCTCTCATTTGATACAATTGCTTGTGCTCATTTTTCTTGTATCCATTAAAATCAAGcacataaaacaaaataaaacacaagATCATTCGTAATTCTAGAAACACTTCAATAATTTCAAGAAACCTTCAATCACAATAACAAAACAACACCAAACAACCTTCCAaaatcatgcatgcatgtaggCACAAGAGCCAATCACTACCCCCACTCCACCCCAATTCAGCTAACAGACACAATTAACGTTGTTCCGACACTCCTAGTGAGCTAATTAAGGTTGTAGCTAGCTAGGCTAGGCTAGGCTAGGCTGCAGTGTGGTCTGCTTTTGTGGTGGAATGATGGGTGGGTGCTGGGTATTTGAGAGCATTGAGTTGAACCTTTCTGAGAGCAGCTTTGCCAAGATCAATCCCACACATATCAGAGAGTCTGATGAGGTAAAGCAAAACATCTGAGAGCTCTTCTCCAAGGTGAACCTTTTCTGCTTCATCCCAATCTGGGAGACCCTTTGCCACCTCTCCTTTCCATTGGAATATTTCAGACAGTTCTCCAACTTCCCCTACCTGTCATGTCAAAATCACCACATAAAATCCACTGGTTTTAGTCTTCATGTGTATGGGATAAAGATTCCTTAAGATTAGT contains the following coding sequences:
- the LOC116005063 gene encoding dCTP pyrophosphatase 1-like; this translates as MEEVSLELLKKKMEDFAKERDWEKYHIPRNLLLAMVGEVGELSEIFQWKGEVAKGLPDWDEAEKVHLGEELSDVLLYLIRLSDMCGIDLGKAALRKVQLNALKYPAPTHHSTTKADHTAA